The Miscanthus floridulus cultivar M001 chromosome 6, ASM1932011v1, whole genome shotgun sequence genomic interval GGAGCGCCAGCATCTCCTGAAGTGCTGGACTTGAACCGCTGAGCTTTTCACCATACGAGTCTTCGTCGTCATCGTTGGCCGGCAGGTCGTCGTACTCTCTGTGCTCATCTCCGGGCGCCGGGAGCGCCAGGGTCACCTGGCTGGGAGGAACTGGCTTGCTCAGCCTGGCGCTCAGGGATATCCTGGCGCGTTGAAGCGCCTGCAGGACACTCTCTATGTGTGCAATGCTGCATGACGGCGGTGGATACGACGACTGTGTGTCAAGCTGGCTGTCTGTGCAGTCATGGAACTGTGACGAGCTCCAGTCGGTGACCTTGCTGTTGAGGGTGTCACTCGATGGGCTCCCATCTGATGGTGCTCTGATGACGGCGTCGTGCTTAGGAGACCGAGCATTCGTACTGTAGCCTGAATCGCCGTCAGATATTTGGTCTCCGCGGTCTTGATCTTGCCTTGTGACTGTGCTGTCGTTGGAGCTTTCTGGTGCTGAAATGGAAGATGTTTGAGCACAACCATGATCGGGCTCTTCGTTTGCTTCACCTTCACGCCGCCGGGCACCGTTTTGGGGCGATTCTGAAAGGGAACCCTTCTGCAGACGTTCAGCAGTCGGGTTGTTGGTGCTGGCGAGGTTTTTCACATTTGATTTAGCCCCTGCATCTGTCTGATATGCCTTATTCTTTCGCTCCATGTCACCCTGAAATTTGTAAACACAGAAGCACGTGGGTAAAGTGATGTGCACGTTTTACAACGATGCACATATACAGTGTACTGTAGTGGCAACTAAGAGCAAAAGAACATAATTCAACAGTACTACAAAAATTAAATTTTCAGTTGCTTACCTTGTTTGCATTCCTGTTCTCGCTGTACTGCTTCTCCCACTCCCTCTGAGCTTTCTCCTCTTCCTCGTACTGCCCTATCAGCTCGGCCTGCCTCTCCAGCACCCTCTCCATCTCCCCATCCTCCTCGTACCTGATCACGTACTGGACGCCACCACCACCGGCCCCTGAACTCCGCTCATCGCCACCCACCTCGCCGTCCATGTCAGCCTGGCCATCGTCCGTGAAATCCGACCCGTCTTGCCGACCTTTCTGACTCCCCCCGCCCCCGTCGTCATCTTCCGTTGCCACCGACCTGCTGACATTGCTGAACACAGAAGCGCACGACCGCACCCTGTCAGGTAAGAAGACAGACCGAAGATGGACAAAGAGTGACATGTGCAATTCGACGTTGGCTCCGGTTTATGGCAGCACCTCAGCTCCACCCGCCTCTTGTTCTTGCGGCACGACTGCCCCACTCGGTACTTGGGCGAGGAATCGGAGGAGGAGAGCAGGTAGAAGTAGCTCCGCCTGTGCCTCTGCTTGAGCTGCCTGACCTTGCGCGGGCTCACGCTTCGGCCTTTCCACGAAAGGCCGCCGGGCTGGGCCGTCCCGGACAGCGCGTCCTCCGCCTCGCCCTTGGTTGCCGATGGctcctccccctccacctccCCGGTGGCGCCGGCCGTGTCGCCGCGCCTCTTGCCGTTGTCCTCCTCGCCGCTGTCCTGGCCAGAGTCGTCGGAGTCGTCGGCCACGTCCGAGAGGTGGCCGCCAAAGCCCTGGGACTCCAGGACGGCGAGCACCTCGGCGGCCGCCCGCTCCGCCTGCCGCCTCTGCGCCGTCACCGCCCGGACCTGCTCCTCCAGCTCCGCGACCTGAAAGCGACGCACACAACACAATCAATGCCGTCGACGTCAGAGGCAGTCCGCGCACGAGCGATGGGCGTGTCGACACGTACCCTCTTGACGAGCTCGTCCGCGCGCTCCTTGGCGGCGCGGGACACGGACCGCTCGGAGAGCAGCcgcgcgcggaggaagtcgacggtCATGGCCATGGAGTCCGCCATCTGCCCCGCGCGCGGCCGGCGGCCGCTAGCGCGCTACCGCACTGTTGCCGCGCGCACGAAGGGCCAGGCCACACGCCCACACTACACAAGTGAATCAACTGAGTTAGTCCCCAGGGGACGCGGCGCTCACTCACAGTCACATCACAtgccggcgcggcgcgggcgcctCGACCTCTTGCGCTTGTGCGGCGGCGGCCCCCCGGTCTGTCCATTTGCATTAAAAAAAAGAGGAACCGCTCGGTTTCCTGGGAGGAGCACGCGACGCAACAGGCCACCGACGCGCGGTAGTTACACTCGCCCCGGGTTGACACATGCACGCCGGTCGCACGCACGAGGACCATCAGCAACCGACTTACTGAGACGCCCTCCCGCAACGGTACGTCGCGCTGCGCCGTCGGTTTGCAAGCGCGACGCCTCACCTACTCGACGCGGGTCCAGTAGGCGGCCGGAGGCCGGTGGCAGCAATGGCACAGACAGTATCACGTGTTGGCATCTTACGGGCTGTACGCCTGTACCCCAGGAGTTGTTGTTTAGGTACGTGCTGAATCTGTCCAGACGCCATCGCGAGATCCTCCCGTTCTCCACCGTGGGCTGTTTGGACGGACGGGCACGCGTGGTACAGCTCGTCGTGTTTGCGCAACGCGACGCGGGGCCAGCCGAAGCCAACGCCAACGCCCCCGGCTATTGGGATGGAACGGCAACGGCAGGGGAATGATCTGCGAGTCGGACGGCACACGAGCGGCTGGCGGGCCATCCAACTCCGTTTGGAATCTTTTGTTTGACTGCCTCTGCCTGCCAGTGAGTGCCTCGCTTATTTCCAGTTCTGGACTAGAGATTACCGCAGTAGACTAGAGATTACCGCGTCAGTACTTCGTTAAATATCGCGGCTTCCAAAAGACTTCGATagatattttcaaaaaaaaaaaaagacatcgATGGTTTATTCAAATGAAGGTCAGCTCGTCGAACATAGAACCGGGGGTGGGTTCATAAATATTGATGATAAAAAAAGGCAATTAACAGACTTATAAAGAATGCAAAAGCGCTACTAATTTAACGCAAGGATTTGTGGCACGAGAAATCATCATAGTACATAACAGTTGGAAACATCCAAACGTCAGGAACCTTAGCCTTCCCCACTAGTTACCACAATACATTCATGCTAATCACCGCAGCCGATCCATGCTCACGAGACATCTCATGTGGTTAGGTTGCGATGATGAGTCGTAAGCCCAACAGCATGATGACAAGATTAGTCACCGCTGGCACAACCCCTGCAGCCGCAGTGGACACATTCTATCACCTGCTCCTCCCTCAGATGCTTGGGGACCCGGCAGACACAAGTCGTTGCAAAGTTGTGGTCACGTGTCTGTATGCACCGAAGGCAGCAAAGGCGCTCGTAACCTGGCTGCGAGAGGGCGAAATGTAGTAGTAAGAAATCAGGAAGACAGATTAAGCAcagatgaaaatatatttcacagCAGGCAATGCACAGGCACAAACTTGAGGAACATAACCGAATCAAAGCAAAACATTGAAACAGAACAAAGAAACATCAAGGGACTACCCCCAACCTTTTTTTAACATAGAATCTTCAGGTGAAAAAATGGATCTGTTGTAATTTCTTGTAGCTACCAAGTTAATTAACAATAAAATATTTGCCTCAATCACATATAATTAACAAGGTTGAGATGCAACCTAAAATTTTTGAAGTGACTTTTCATTATCTTCAAAAGGTGCAATTTTGACCACTATTTTTCTATGAGTATCTATAATATCTAACAAATGTATGAGATAATACAGGTGCTTCTCATACAAATTTATACAAGATTTTGATGTTCCCAACTAAGTTTTGAAAGCTGGTGGTGTTTCGAAAGTTTTACTGGATTCTCAACGCTGGACTCGCAGGAGACGCTGCACTGGGATCAAGTCTCTTTGTCTGTGACTCATTGCATGAGTGAAAACGTTGCTTCTAATGTTCTGGATGTCTGTGATGAGTGCGAATTTGGCTGTTAGGCCTTTATGTTTGTGGCGGGCGTGCCGTTACACTTGAACCTAAATGtttgaatgctttatgatcaatGAAACGGGGGAAACCTTTTTGTCTAGAAAAGTTTTACTGGATTTTTGTCAAAGCAAAGTATTTGGGACCAGAGGGATTATTTATCTTCAGTTGAACATTTCAGgataccactatccaaattaaGGGGAACCAAAAGAACATATTGGATGCCTGATAAATTCATTTTCAGTCAACTAAATATACCAGATCCAGCTACTGGTAACATTAGAAATCTCCTATtcagaaaataaacaaaaaacagTGGACTGGACTGCAGCATGCATGACAGTAATGGTTCCAGGTTTCAGTTAGTGGCTCATTCTGGTGCACAGAAAAGCTATACTATGCATCAGTAGCTACTGCAATCTACCATGTAAGCTATATAAATCTCACAAATTTAGAAAACCGAAGTGCAATAGTAAGATATCTATAATGCAATTTGCACGTACAATGTCTACAGAATACTTCCActaaacaaatctaccaacttaTAGCAGAATATATGGAAGATTAAcatgcctccctccctcccaccctCACCCCCAAAAGAACAGGATGTTGTGGAGAGAAAAAATCAAACAAACTGAGCAGTAGACCATGCACAACAAATATGGAACCAAGGATACTTACCTTTTTCCACTTTGCAATCAGGTTACGGTCTGCATAACCCTGGTCCAGGCAAAACTCATAAAGCTCCTGTGATATCTCCTTCCTTCTGTAGTAAAGATCATATATGTAGCGGCTCCTTTGATGAGAAATACGGAAAATAGGCCAAACAGCTTCACACTTTCTCTTCCCATCATGTGGATCATTTTCAGCTGCATGAGGACATAGCATTAGTAACAACCCTGTGCTAGCAAATAACAACTGACATCAGTAGTGAGTGCCTCAAATGAATAACCATCTGTGCATACCTTCTCTCATTTTCGCATCCAACTCACGGATTGTTGGTTCAATAAGCTCCCATCCTTCAGGATACTTGACACGGCTTGTTTTTATCTTAGGCATGCTTCCTCAATGAATGTCCTGGGAACATGTAAATGGAGTAAGAAAAAGGACGAACATAATACTTATGTAAACATAATATTCAATAAATCATAAAAGTCAAATGCTATTGCACTGATTAAAGTCAAATGCTATTGCATATGCTATTGCTACCCAATACCTCTCAAGTATATGAAACTGAGGGGCTTTACATAAGGAAACAGTACTATATGCTACATAAGACAAGGAAACATCCATAATGACACCGCACTAGGGGGCGATGCACCGCCATGGCTTAATGCCAACTACACATGCTCAGCCCTAATTCACAAACAACAATCACAACCTGAAGGTCGAGGCTCCAAATCGTAAGACTCGCTAACGTCACAATCTAGGATAGTACCAAAACCCTAAGGGCGTACTCGATGCGGGGCTGGGGTTTCAACCACGAAAATTTATGGAATGGAAACCAAACAAATCGCGGATGTGCTGCATCCATCCCAGCAAAAGAAAGATTTCGCAGAACAGAAACGCAATCTTATCTTAGAGACATGCATCGAATCGGGGTAGGGTTTCTTACGAACGGAAGGGGAACTCAGTCCAAGTCCGGGCAGATCTCCAATCCACACCAGACCACAATATGAGAGGAGGTGGGTGAAGACGAAGAGGGAGAGGCAGGGCACGCGCCGAgctcttttttttaataaaaaaaatctcgCTAAGGTTTCGCTTTTGCGGAACGGAAGCGGAAGAAGGCGGGGTCTGACTGTCTGTGATCGGCCTAGATGACGGTCAGGGTCTCTGGGAGGCTTCGTTTGGCAGTGAGGGATCAGTACTCACGTGGTAGACAACTCACGTGGGGATTGGGTGATCCCCTGCCCTCCACCCGATCCCCACCCACACCTGGTGCTCTAATCCCTTGAATCCCGTTAGTCATTTTTGGATGCAAATCATTGCTCGTCAACACGCTTCCCCGCTACGGACACGCTTCACCgatgccgtcgccgccgcggtgTACCCaaacagtggcggatgcacgatgcgggataaggtgGGCTAAAACAATAGAGATGTTGATTTGTacgaagatttaatggtgaaatcgcttttgctacagtaattaggcttgaaatcaagaaattaggggcgttggagccccccagccccccctgtggatccgccgctgTACCCAAACCCTAACAAGGGAAACCGGGTGAGGAGAAGGGGATGGAGGTGGGGATGAGGCCGAGGAGGAGACGGAGGCCACGTACCTGTATCAAGCGCGAGCGGTGGTGGCTCCCTCGCCGGCAGACCTGGCGGCGGAGTCGCGGTCGGGAGCGGTGGCGGAGTCGCTGCGGGAGCGCCGGAGCGAGACGACTCGCGCGAGTCGCGAGAGCAAGCGACGCGAATTCCCGGCCTCGGGTGAGGATATTTCTTTCTCCCTTGGATCGGCTTGGGTGGAGCGGGTTTTTCTCCAACCCGACGTCACCCAAATGCAATTTTTGTGCATCCACGTGGGTGGACCCCCGGCGTGGGTTGGCTTCCATGGGAGGCCGGGATCCACTGTAATCCCCTCCGATCCAAGGCTATCCAAACGAAGCcggaaaggggaaggggaagaaggggaagaaggggaaaaggTGGTGTCTGTGTTCCAATGAAGTTTGGGCCGACCGTGGTGCAAAGAAGCTGCTGGACTGGACTTGCTTTGTGGCCTTTGTAGCAGGGATGAAAACAAATtcgatacggacggatatcaccgatattatatttgttttcatatttttctctggattcggattcgaatatggatagtgtcaactatgtcggataagatacgattggatatcgatatcataaatatgcgatttgagcattcggatacggatacggtatcggatgttggatatccgaattcagatacggacagatctcaatccTTCTCAATAGATTCAGTTtagaatacggtcggaaaatatccgtaccatttgaATCTCTACTTTCTAGTCTAGTCGTAAAAATTTGGGACTCCGCTTTCGCGAACGATGACGTCTTCGAATCGTTATGGCTGTGGGGCGTGACCTCCTCTTGCGCGACTTGCCAAACAAATCCATCGGAATCAGGATCCGGATATAACCGCCGATTTTAATGGAAGCTAAGCTTCCTAGCGTAACAGCTGATCCCTTCCAAACCGGTCAGCGCAGTAACCAAACATCCGGACGCGTATACCGTCGCCACGCGCGCGCCGCTGGTTCGCCGCCGCGCGGTCGACGCCGCAGAGGCAGAAGGCACCCCGGGAGCGCAGGGGGGCGCCGCAGACGCAGAAGGCTCGATGTGGTTGGAGGAGGTGAGGGGGAGGGAGCGCGGGGAGCTGCGCGCCCGGCGGTTCGAGGCCAGCGCCCGGGCGCGCCGCGCGGCCTCGCTCGCGCTCTCCAACCGCAAGGAGTTCGCCACCCCGCACCACGGCGCCGTCAACTCGCTCcaggtccctcttcttcttcctcttctccccctTGCCGCTATTAGATTCTTAACTACTGCAACCACGGCCTCAAACAAAACTGATTTATCTGCTAATCTCATCGAGAAGCACATCAATTTACATTTGCCATCGAATCACGGGGTCCTTGTTATGCAATGTGTGAGTCGCGTTTGCTGGTGTTTATAATCTGACCATATGGTCAGGTTGATTTGACAGAGGGGAGGTACCTGCTCTCCGGGGCATCGGATGGGTCGGCCGCTGTGTTCGATGTGTGGAACGCGACGGAATACGAAGCCGGGTTCATAGCGAAGCACAGGAACATACTGCTTGTGGACAAGCAACACCAGAATGGCCACAGGTTCGCCGTCTCGGCGGCCGTTTGGTATCCTGTGGATACTGGGTTGTTTGTCACAGCATCCTTTGACCAGTATGTCAAAGTTTGGGATACCAATTCGACTCAAGTATGTGCCTGCATTCTCAGTTACCCATCTTTCTCTGTTTCCTTCCCCTGTTTCGTGATCCTGGATGTTCTGATTTTTGTGTGCACTATTTTGTTTTCTCAGGTCGTCATGGAATTTAAGATGCCTGGAAAAGTGTACACTGCAGCCATGTCTCCAGTCGCAACAACGCACATGCTCATCGCTACTGGGACCGCAGATGTTCAGGTCCGTCTGTGTGACATTGCTTCTGGAGCCTTTACCCACACGTTGTCAGGTCATCGTGGTTAGTTTCTTTGTGCTAATGCAGTGATGAAAATATGCTTGTTTTTCTTGTATGGTACCTTCTTATCTCCGCCCATCATCTTAGATGGCATCATGTCTTTGGAGTGGTCTGCCTCAAGTGAGTGGATTTTGATGAGTGGTGGCTGTGATGGGGCAATACGTTTTTGGGACATTAGACGAGCTGGATGCTTTCGGGTTCTGGATCAATCACGGTCTCAACTTGGAAAGAGGCCTCCTCTTGTTAAAAGTGCTGTAGAGAATGTATGTTCACTCTCTCTGTTATTACCATTTGTTTTTGTATTTGTAATTATTTCTCGAGAGTATTTGGTCAGAGaaaggtactccctccattccaaattataagtctttctagcttttctagatacataacttttactatgcatctagacataatcTGTATCTAGGTgaatagcaaaaactatgtacctagaaaagccagaacaacttataatttggaacaaagggAGTACTAAAGAGCTGCTTACCATCATATGGCGACAATTCTAGAGCTATTAACCTTCAAGTAGTTTACAAAACTCTCTGTTATATTGGGTTCGATAGCATTGAAGTTTCAGCATATGTAGATAGCCTTACAGTGCTCTAATATTGCTATATTCTTTACTGCACCTGAGATAAATTGAATATTTGATACTCCCTCCTTCCCAAAAAGAATGTAACTCTCACTTTTCGAGTTGTCAAACAGTTTTAAGTTTGAACAAATCTGTACAAAAATTACTGACATTTTTGGTACCTAATAAGTATGATTAGAATAaacatggaatatattttcatagtattacCTATTTGAAGTCATAAATGtaaatactattttctataaacatagtCAAACTTAAGGAAGTTTGGCTCAATACAAACCTAGAATTGCATCCTTTTTGGACCGAGGTAGTAAATCATATACATTTTTTTACTAAAGCAGGATCACACAGATTCCTTAGGACCTTCACCTTCCACAAGGAGCTCAGCTCAGAAAAGGGCAGGCATTTCTAAGAAGAGCTCACAGGCTTTGCGCAAAATTCAAAACCTAACACATGGACAGATGCAACAGAGATTGCATCCCGGTTTGTCATCCAGTCAAAACCGTGCTACAGCTCATTATGGTGCTGTTACTGGATTACGAACTACTACAGATGGGATGTACCTTCTTAGCTCAGGTAAGTGAATTTAAGTTATACTATTTTGAACACATTGCTGCTTGTTGCATGCCAGCTATTGACATAGTGTCCTATAAGCATTACTATGCGATAATATTTTCAGTAGTAAAGCTGTTACTAAGACAGGTATTATCCCTTCTCTGTAGGATCTGATTCTCGTTTAAGACTGTGGGATATCGATTCAGGCTGCAATACTCTGGTCAATTTTGAAGCTATGCGATTGCAGACAGGCAAGCCATTACAATTAGCTGTCACTGAGGATCCTTCACTTGTATTTGTTCCATGTATGGCAAGCATCAAGGTGCGTTCCTGACTTCCTGTTTTCTAGTTTGCCAGTTTGCTGAAGCATTCTTGAGGTTCACATTTCACCGTTGTTATATATGTTTAGGCATATAATTTATGGTCTGGTACAACATTTCGAACATTCCGAGGTCACTATGAACTTGTGAATTGCTGCTACTATAGTGAACAGGACCAAGTAAGTTTGCGTGTTTACTGTCAATGTGTTGAGAGTTTCAATAGGACTCCATTTCTAAGTGTTCAGGAATGCAGGAACTTTACACTGGCGGCAACGACAGGCAAATTCTTGTGTGGTCTCCATCAACTCCAGCTTTTACTGAGATGGTATATCATCTATCCGTTATTTCCCTGCAAGCCCTTTTTGTGTGGTTGCCTGGCTAACTCTATTGTCTAACAGTTGTGAGCAAGAATATGGCATAGGTTTTAGACAAATTCCTTGAATCTTGACACTAGTAAAACTCTTACAggaagatgatgacaagacccTTTCAGGAGCTGACGAGGATAACTGGAGCGACTAAGAAACATGTTCCTTCTTCCCTGGAACCGGGAGGACTACTTGTATATACTGACATTGATGTTAGTGATAACAAATAACATGTCGAGGTTGTTAGCTCTTGTTAGCAGCCCCTATATGCTGTATTGACTTGGTATATTTTCGAAAATATTGTACATTACCATGTGAAATTTTGACAGATCATTGAATAATTTGTAGATTTACCTCATGAGGATAGAGGGATGTTGGGGCCTCACTAAAATGTTATTTGGCCCTGGAGCATTGTTTTCTTCACTTCGTAGATGTTTATGTGTATTAATGCTTTACCCAAAAGTAAGAAAATTCCTTTGAGCAAATAGGCAGAAGTGTAGCCTTAGGCTATGTTTGATTCAGCTTCTGAAAAGTGATTTTGCTGCCAAAAAGTAGAAAGTCAATGAAACggtctttttcagaagcagctgttttCGCGTAGTACAAACTTTCGCAACACTTTACACCGTGCTTTTGGCTTTCAGCTTTTGTCTTTTCCAAATGCATGGAAATATAGAAGCATTTTACAACTGTTTCAAGGAAGATAAAGAGATGGGTGGGTTTTATATAGTTTAACCAAACAGACTACAACAATTTTTTCACAGCTTATAGCTCACAACAAATTTTTTCAGAGACTCTTAGAATATCAGAAGCTTGTCTAAAATTGCCGAAAAGTTAGCCTTCTATGATAATATTGGTAATAATCTGGCAAAGGGGGATTATTTAGGAGTAGGCTCCACGGACAATGGGGATGGAATAGCTGTTGGATGGTTAAGACATCACGTCTTTAGACATAAAGGACACGAGTTTTTTGTACCCCATgtctacttttttttttgaaacattttagatagttttggtagatgaaaagGGGATTGTGAGAGCAGACATTCCTTTAGAAGGGTAGAATCCAAATATAGTGTTGAACAAGTAGGCCTAACTGTTGTTGCATAAGaccataagttcagaaggcaaagCTCAGAACAAGTAGCTTGCAAAGCAAAACCGGATCTATTTGAGAATAAACGCTAAGCTCAGAAGATTCAATTTTCCGAAATGAAGCCGAGTGTAGAATAGTGTGTCAGCGCCCATGAATCACATGATCACATCACGAAACTCAGTAGAATAGCGTGTCAGCGTCCATGAACCACGTCAGGAAACCAGACTCTCGAGCAATATGGCATTATTATTTCCTCCCGAATGCATCGGGAAATCATGTTCTGTTCACATCCTCACGGGAACAGTTACACAGAAGATGGAACGCCACCAGGCTTATTCCAAAGCTCAGCTTCGCATGCACTGGCACTACCGCAACTATCAGAACCAGACTTTCATACCCAATGTATTCAGAAATCACAACCTAAGGGCTTCAATTCTAAGATGCAAAGGCCTATTGCATCGGCTCTCTTCTATAGTTATGCACAGCTAAGCCAACCACCCTCAGTGACCCGGTCAAAAGTAGCACAAAAGAATAGAGTAGAACCTACCACCATCTGTGTTACAGGCCTCTGTTTCTCTTGCACTCTTCTTCAGATCCTCTGGCATCGTATGATGCCTGCAGCACCTCCATAGCACAGCCATCTCTCGCTACCTTTGTTCATGTTCCATCGCACTTGATGCAAAGCAACAGAATTCGGAGGGATGACTTTAAGGTCTTTAGGGGATTCACCACCCTTGCTGTTCCATGTTCCATCATTCTCTTCCTTTGTAGGACTGGCTAAAATTATTGCACCGGCTCCTTGTTCTTCACTGTGTCCATCGTCTTGATCATCACCAGATTCTGTGTTTACCATGCCTGCTGCTTGTTCTTCACTGTGTCCATCATCTCGATCACCGTCAAGTTCTTGATTTACAGCGCTTGCTCCTTGCTCTTCGCTTCGTCCATCATCTTGATCGTCATGAACTTCTGGATTTACAGCGTCACTGTTTCCTGTGGGGGAGTTGAGCTGACATGTCAGCAGGCCAGTGACATCGCTTGTAGCGAGGGCCTGAACTATATTTTGGCATGGTTTTGAACTCCTTTTGGTCACCACAGGAACATTTGGTAATGGAGATGTTTGCAGCCTGCTGCCAATCTTAATATTTTCTCCCTCCTCTGATAATGATCCAGAGAGGAAATAAGGAACACGGTTACGCCCAGGTTCTTTATCCCAGAACCTCGAATTAAGCTACAGCAAGTTAAATATTTGCTTAGAACACTGCAACTCAGAACGACAAGAAATGTAGTTCATGATATCAACTAGAAAGTTCACCTGGAAGTACACAGTAGTACCATCTGCCCCACAGTAAGCCGCACAACCTGGACATCAGCAAACAAATATTATGAATTTAAGGACCACTACAAGCATTTGACACCTTGAGGCAAAGCAGAAGTTACTGCATAATCAGGAAACGATCTAGGACTGATACTAAAAGAAGATAAGTTGCCACTGTTTTGGAAAGCGTCTGGAGGCAGTGTATATTAATAAACTGGTAGGGGTCGATCAGGAAAATCTCAAAGCTGCATCCACCTTTATGTCTGGTAGTGATGTCAGTTAAGATGGATACTTTCTGGTGTGACGGTTTTTCTCATGTAAGCTACTGATCCCAGCTCTTTTTTTCTGTTTCATACAACACCTTTCAGACTTGTAAAAAATTCTCTCTTCTGCCATAGTGATCCAAGTTGCAGGGTGGATCATCCATTAAATTTTCTAAAAAATCTACAGACCCactatcatccattgaactaTGTATCAACTATCAAATTGCAAACTAATAATTTCATGAGAAACAAAACCAGTAATTACTACTAGCAAAGTTCTGCAGGAAGATCTGCTTAAATTTCTATTAGCAACAA includes:
- the LOC136459482 gene encoding WD repeat-containing protein ATCSA-1-like isoform X4, whose protein sequence is MWLEEVRGRERGELRARRFEASARARRAASLALSNRKEFATPHHGAVNSLQVDLTEGRYLLSGASDGSAAVFDVWNATEYEAGFIAKHRNILLVDKQHQNGHRFAVSAAVWYPVDTGLFVTASFDQYVKVWDTNSTQVVMEFKMPGKVYTAAMSPVATTHMLIATGTADVQVRLCDIASGAFTHTLSGHRDGIMSLEWSASSEWILMSGGCDGAIRFWDIRRAGCFRVLDQSRSQLGKRPPLVKSAVENDHTDSLGPSPSTRSSAQKRAGISKKSSQALRKIQNLTHGQMQQRLHPGLSSSQNRATAHYGAVTGLRTTTDGMYLLSSGSDSRLRLWDIDSGCNTLVNFEAMRLQTGKPLQLAVTEDPSLVFVPCMASIKAYNLWSGTTFRTFRGHYELVNCCYYSEQDQELYTGGNDRQILVWSPSTPAFTEMEDDDKTLSGADEDNWSD
- the LOC136459482 gene encoding WD repeat-containing protein ATCSA-1-like isoform X3 — translated: MWLEEVRGRERGELRARRFEASARARRAASLALSNRKEFATPHHGAVNSLQVDLTEGRYLLSGASDGSAAVFDVWNATEYEAGFIAKHRNILLVDKQHQNGHRFAVSAAVWYPVDTGLFVTASFDQYVKVWDTNSTQVVMEFKMPGKVYTAAMSPVATTHMLIATGTADVQVRLCDIASGAFTHTLSGHRDGIMSLEWSASSEWILMSGGCDGAIRFWDIRRAGCFRVLDQSRSQLGKRPPLVKSAVENQDHTDSLGPSPSTRSSAQKRAGISKKSSQALRKIQNLTHGQMQQRLHPGLSSSQNRATAHYGAVTGLRTTTDGMYLLSSGSDSRLRLWDIDSGCNTLVNFEAMRLQTGKPLQLAVTEDPSLVFVPCMASIKAYNLWSGTTFRTFRGHYELVNCCYYSEQDQELYTGGNDRQILVWSPSTPAFTEMEDDDKTLSGADEDNWSD
- the LOC136459482 gene encoding WD repeat-containing protein ATCSA-1-like isoform X1, producing MEAKLPSVTADPFQTGQRSNQTSGRVYRRHARAAGSPPRGRRRRGRRHPGSAGGRRRRRRLDVVGGGEGEGARGAARPAVRGQRPGAPRGLARALQPQGVRHPAPRRRQLAPEGRYLLSGASDGSAAVFDVWNATEYEAGFIAKHRNILLVDKQHQNGHRFAVSAAVWYPVDTGLFVTASFDQYVKVWDTNSTQVVMEFKMPGKVYTAAMSPVATTHMLIATGTADVQVRLCDIASGAFTHTLSGHRDGIMSLEWSASSEWILMSGGCDGAIRFWDIRRAGCFRVLDQSRSQLGKRPPLVKSAVENQDHTDSLGPSPSTRSSAQKRAGISKKSSQALRKIQNLTHGQMQQRLHPGLSSSQNRATAHYGAVTGLRTTTDGMYLLSSGSDSRLRLWDIDSGCNTLVNFEAMRLQTGKPLQLAVTEDPSLVFVPCMASIKAYNLWSGTTFRTFRGHYELVNCCYYSEQDQELYTGGNDRQILVWSPSTPAFTEMEDDDKTLSGADEDNWSD
- the LOC136459482 gene encoding WD repeat-containing protein ATCSA-1-like isoform X2 — translated: MEAKLPSVTADPFQTGQRSNQTSGRVYRRHARAAGSPPRGRRRRGRRHPGSAGGRRRRRRLDVVGGGEGEGARGAARPAVRGQRPGAPRGLARALQPQGVRHPAPRRRQLAPEGRYLLSGASDGSAAVFDVWNATEYEAGFIAKHRNILLVDKQHQNGHRFAVSAAVWYPVDTGLFVTASFDQYVKVWDTNSTQVVMEFKMPGKVYTAAMSPVATTHMLIATGTADVQVRLCDIASGAFTHTLSGHRDGIMSLEWSASSEWILMSGGCDGAIRFWDIRRAGCFRVLDQSRSQLGKRPPLVKSAVENDHTDSLGPSPSTRSSAQKRAGISKKSSQALRKIQNLTHGQMQQRLHPGLSSSQNRATAHYGAVTGLRTTTDGMYLLSSGSDSRLRLWDIDSGCNTLVNFEAMRLQTGKPLQLAVTEDPSLVFVPCMASIKAYNLWSGTTFRTFRGHYELVNCCYYSEQDQELYTGGNDRQILVWSPSTPAFTEMEDDDKTLSGADEDNWSD
- the LOC136461186 gene encoding uncharacterized protein; this encodes MNHFCRDPYRPLWELTTAPKAVLSLHWLKDGRGIVISLEDGTLKFLSLPRIANDVPATGRPFAGTKTQGVVTYQLSEYLIWSVHASEPTGCAAYCGADGTTVYFQLNSRFWDKEPGRNRVPYFLSGSLSEEGENIKIGSRLQTSPLPNVPVVTKRSSKPCQNIVQALATSDVTGLLTCQLNSPTGNSDAVNPEVHDDQDDGRSEEQGASAVNQELDGDRDDGHSEEQAAGMVNTESGDDQDDGHSEEQGAGAIILASPTKEENDGTWNSKGGESPKDLKVIPPNSVALHQVRWNMNKGSERWLCYGGAAGIIRCQRI